In Deefgea piscis, the genomic window AGAGTCGTCCATATTGCTTGACGTTAAGATATTGCTACGCCGCGTATTCAAATCCATGACAGCAACACGATACCCGTTATCGCGGGTAATGTAAGTCATATATTTACCATCAGGCGAGACTTTCGCGCTGGCATTGTAAGCGCCCGAAAAAGTCAGCCGCTCGGCATTGCCGCCATTCACACTTGAACGATAAATTTGCGGGCTACCGCCACGATCTGAAGTAAACAGAATGCTTCGACCATCGGCAGTGAACGTCGGTTCCGTATTAATTTCACCACCTTGGCTAACGCGGCGCGGATTGCTGCCGTCGACATTCACGATAAAGATTTGGCTGCCGCCATCTTTAGTCAAGACCACCGCCAATTGACGACCATCGGGCGACCAAGCTGGCGCTGAATTACTGCCTTTAAAATTCGCCGCAGTCCAACGCTTACCGGTAGCTAATTCATGCACATACACCACGGGTTTTTCTAATTCAAATGATACGTAAGCCAGCTTGCCACCATCGGGCGACCATTTTGGCGACATAATCGGCATTCTGGATTTCAATACCGTTTGCGCGCCATAGCCATCAGCATCGGCCACTTGCAATTGATAGCTCTTGCCGTTTTTCAACACATACGCAATTCGTGAAGCAAAAGCGCCCGGGTTGCCGGTGATTTTGGCGTAAATCATATCGGCAATTTGATGGCTAATCCGGCGCAATTGATTCGGGCTGCCGCGTTTTTCAAACGCAATGAGCTCTTGCTTGCTGGCCACATCAATCAACCAGAATTTAACCAACACTTGGCCGCCATCATTGAGCAACTGCCCAATCACCGCGTACTGCGCGCCACCGGATTGCAGCGCTGAATAATTTAGCGTTGAAGGGGTATATGCCCGCAAGCTAGGATCATTAAAGTTCAACACCTTAAACACCCCACTGGTATTTAAATCGCTGGCAATCACTGGCGTAACTGACTGTCGATCGGGCTGCTCATTTTGAAATGGCAAAATCGCAATCGGATACTGCTGGCTACCTACGCCAACCACTTCGATGGTCATATCCGCTTGCGCCACACTGCTGGCGAGCAAGAGTAAAAAGGTCAACTGACGAAATACACGTTGCAGCACACTATTCTCCTAAGTCATTACTCTTTGGGGGAAAATTCCCAGCGAATATCACGGTAATCATTAAATGTGGCGCCAGCTGGCGGTTTTGGGAATGGCGCATACAACTGAATTGCGCGCTTCACCGCTTCATCCCATTTCGGGTCGCCACTGGCCTTGATTAACTCAATCTGGCGAATCTCACCGCTTGGCAATAAATGAATCTTATACGTCACGCGTGGATTTTGATTGCTTGGGGTATAAACAATCTTCTGTTTAATATCTTGCCCCACGCCACGCGCATAGCCCTCGCCCACGCCCGAACCCTTGCCTTTACCCGCGCCACCCGTCGCGCCAACGGTATCGCCAGTGCCACCGACTTTCCCGCCGGCTTTGGCGTTAGGATTGGGTTTGCTCTGCGTATCGGCACCTAATAAATTATCAAAGCCCAAGACGCTTTCTAATTCGCTCTTCGGTTTTTTCACTTCGGCTTTTTTCGGCGCGGTGCTGGCTTTGGCTGGCGGCGGCGCTACGCTTGGCTTGGCCGTCGCTACCGGGGTCGGCTTCGGTTTGGCGGTTGGTTTAGCGCTTGGCGTTGCCGTCGGTTTGACCGTCGGTGTTGGCGTTGGTTTCGCGGTGGCGGTTGGCTTAGCTTTGATTTTTTCCGTCACCACATCCGGCGCTTTGACTGGATCAATTTGCGGCTCAACTTTCGCCACCACTTTGCGCTCCGGTTTAGCTTCAACCACAGGCTGGCGCACAGGAGCAGGCGGCGGCGCGCCCCATAATTCGACCACCACAGGATCGGGCTGCTTGGTTTTCCATTGCACAGAAAACAGCAATAATCCGAGCAACAGCAAATGCATCGCGATGGCTAAAACCAGCGCGAGTCCTTGATGTTCAGACGGATAATTGGATTGATTTGGCTTCATTACTGCTGTGATACCTGTAAAGCAACTCGGGGGATTTCGGCCATGCGTAACGCATCGGTGGTTTGCATCACGGCGTCGTAGCGAACATTTTTATCCGCAGCGATTACCACGGGACGCTCAGTTCCGGCGGCAGCATCCACTTTGATTTTAATTGCCGCAGCGAGCGCCTTGGCGTCGGGATAAGACGTAACTTCTTGACCGTCTTTGAGCGAAATCGCACCATCTTTATCAATATCCACCGTCATTGGATTGCCGGTCACTTGCTGGCTTGATTTGCCAGCTGAAGGCAGCTCGACCAAACCTGAAGGCATTCCTGGTGCGGCCACCATAAAGATCACCAATAGCACCAACATCACATCAACATAGGGCACGACATTAATTTCATTCTTAGCACGGCGAGGGCGACGAGCCATAAGAGCATTCCTTAGAATATGGCGACAATGAACAGCTAAGTCTTAAAGCACAGAGACACCGAGGCACGGAGAAATTCAAAATCGAAGTTGTTTTTCTCTGCGCCTCTGCGCCGCGGTGGTTCAATATTTGTTGTACTTAGCGCCCAATTTGGCGTTGCAACACATTGGAGAATTCTTCAATAAACGTATCAAAACGACCGGCTAAACGATCCACATCATGCGCAAAGCGGTTATACGCCACCACGGCAGGAATCGCGGCAAATAAGCCAATCGCTGTGGCCACCAAAGCCTCGGCAATATGCGGCGCCACGGTGGCTAAAGTGGCTTGGCCAACATTACCCAAGCCTTTAAACGCATACATAATCCCCCACACCGTACCAAACAAACCAATGTAGGGGCTGACTGAGCCGACCGAGGCCAAAAACGAAGTGTGCTTATCTAAATAATCAAGCTCACGCTGGCAAGACGCTCGCATCGCGCGCCGCGTGCCTTCCATGACATCGGATAATTCCATGCCCGATTTTTGGCGCAATTTTAAAAACTCACTAAAACCGGCCATAAAGATTTTTTCCATGCCGATATTGTTGCGGCTGTGTTTCACCTGCTCATACAAGGCGTTCAAGTCCGAACCACCCCAAAAGCGATCTTCAAACTCATCGGTGTGTTTTTTGGCGGTACTGATGGTGAAATGCTTGGTAAAAATATGCCACCACGACATGAATGACAGCGCCAGCAATAACACCATCACCATCTGAACGACAAAGCTCGCTTGCAACACCAAGCTAATAATCGACATATCTTCAACAGGTGCCATGTAGCAAAACTCCAAATAGGGCTCAGCAACCTCGAGTCACTGCTCGATTTTGCATTTAAGGTAAAAAAATTGATTCGCCAACGAAGCGCGCAACGCCGCTGTGATATTGCAATCGACTTGGCACGCTGATTGTCTCGGCCAAGCAGCCGCGTTGGCAATAGGATACGGTCACATCGCCAATTGGAGCGGCCGGACCACAAAAAGTTTACTTATTTTACGGGATTTATCCGCGGTCAATCGATGAAGATTTAATGGAATGGCATAAATTGCGTATTATTTACACGAAGTTGTCGATCACTCCGTTTTTGGCGCTTCCAATCCAAAATGTAAATAGGCACTTAAAGTCGCCATTCGACCACGCGGCGTGCGCTGCAAAAAGCCTTGCTGAATTAAATACGGCTCAATCACTTCTTCGATGGTATCAGACGATTCACCAATCGCCGCCGCCACATTGTCCAAGCCCACGGGGCCACCGGCAAATTTATCCAAAATAGCGCGTAATACTTTTCTATCCATCACATCCAAACCGGCATGATCAACGTCGAGCATTTGCAGCGCTGCGTCGGCCACTTCGCGAGTGACTTTGCCATCGTGTTTCACCTCGGCAA contains:
- a CDS encoding biopolymer transporter ExbD, whose translation is MARRPRRAKNEINVVPYVDVMLVLLVIFMVAAPGMPSGLVELPSAGKSSQQVTGNPMTVDIDKDGAISLKDGQEVTSYPDAKALAAAIKIKVDAAAGTERPVVIAADKNVRYDAVMQTTDALRMAEIPRVALQVSQQ
- the tolQ gene encoding protein TolQ, encoding MAPVEDMSIISLVLQASFVVQMVMVLLLALSFMSWWHIFTKHFTISTAKKHTDEFEDRFWGGSDLNALYEQVKHSRNNIGMEKIFMAGFSEFLKLRQKSGMELSDVMEGTRRAMRASCQRELDYLDKHTSFLASVGSVSPYIGLFGTVWGIMYAFKGLGNVGQATLATVAPHIAEALVATAIGLFAAIPAVVAYNRFAHDVDRLAGRFDTFIEEFSNVLQRQIGR
- the tolB gene encoding Tol-Pal system beta propeller repeat protein TolB, with protein sequence MLQRVFRQLTFLLLLASSVAQADMTIEVVGVGSQQYPIAILPFQNEQPDRQSVTPVIASDLNTSGVFKVLNFNDPSLRAYTPSTLNYSALQSGGAQYAVIGQLLNDGGQVLVKFWLIDVASKQELIAFEKRGSPNQLRRISHQIADMIYAKITGNPGAFASRIAYVLKNGKSYQLQVADADGYGAQTVLKSRMPIMSPKWSPDGGKLAYVSFELEKPVVYVHELATGKRWTAANFKGSNSAPAWSPDGRQLAVVLTKDGGSQIFIVNVDGSNPRRVSQGGEINTEPTFTADGRSILFTSDRGGSPQIYRSSVNGGNAERLTFSGAYNASAKVSPDGKYMTYITRDNGYRVAVMDLNTRRSNILTSSNMDDSPSFAPNSAMILYETDIGRRGTLAIVSSDGKVKQRLKSPNGEVRQPAWGPMLR
- a CDS encoding cell envelope integrity protein TolA, with product MKPNQSNYPSEHQGLALVLAIAMHLLLLGLLLFSVQWKTKQPDPVVVELWGAPPPAPVRQPVVEAKPERKVVAKVEPQIDPVKAPDVVTEKIKAKPTATAKPTPTPTVKPTATPSAKPTAKPKPTPVATAKPSVAPPPAKASTAPKKAEVKKPKSELESVLGFDNLLGADTQSKPNPNAKAGGKVGGTGDTVGATGGAGKGKGSGVGEGYARGVGQDIKQKIVYTPSNQNPRVTYKIHLLPSGEIRQIELIKASGDPKWDEAVKRAIQLYAPFPKPPAGATFNDYRDIRWEFSPKE